From one Cyprinus carpio isolate SPL01 chromosome B3, ASM1834038v1, whole genome shotgun sequence genomic stretch:
- the LOC109058084 gene encoding F-box/LRR-repeat protein 16-like gives MKERLPMLNMSTPSDLKSPCVTRNGMVKLPPQPNGLGSASITKGTPAAKNRLCQSSSVPTILPPPSLPYHLEPLPTAASLLGPDLDTSPVTAIKAPLWQFPKPLLERQLVLDEKVLNRLLWYFTTAEKCILAQVCKTWRKVLYQPKFWEGVTPILHAKELYTILPNGEKEFVSLQAFALRGFQSFCLVGVSDLDICEFIDNYPLSKKGVKSVSLKRSTITDAGLEVMLEQMQGLMHLELSGCNDFTEAGLWSSLNARLTSLSVSDCINVADDAIAAISQLLPNLSELSLQAYHVTDTAMAYFTAKQGYTTHTLRLNSCWEITNHGVVNMVHSLPNLTSLSLSGCSKITDDGVELVAENLRKLRSLDLSWCPRITDMALEYIACDLHKLEELVLDRCVRITDTGLGYLSTMSTLRSLYLRWCCQVQDFGLQHLYGMRSLRLLSLAGCPLLTTTGLSGLIQLQELEELELTNCPGATAELFKYYSQHLPRCMVIE, from the exons ATGAAAGAAAG GCTTCCAATGCTGAATATGTCCACTCCCAGTGACCTCAAGTCTCCCTGCGTGACACGAAACGGCATGGTCAAGCTGCCCCCCCAGCCCAACGGCCTCGGTTCGGCCAGCATCACTAAAGGCACTCCAGCTGCCAAGAATCGCCTGTGCCAGTCGTCCTCCGTGCCCACCATCTTGCCTCCCCCTAGCCTGCCCTATCACCTGGAGCCCCTGCCCACAGCGGCCTCACTGCTGGGCCCTGACCTGGACACGAGCCCCGTGACTGCCATCAAAGCTCCCCTCTGGCAATTTCCCAAGCCCCTGCTGGAGAGACAACTGGTGCTGGACGAGAAGGTGCTGAACCGGCTCTTGTGGTACTTCACCACCGCAGAAAAGTGCATTCTAGCCCAGGTGTGCAAGACGTGGCGGAAAGTGCTCTACCAGCCCAAGTTCTGGGAAGGCGTGACACCCATTCTACATGCCAAGGAACTCTACACTATCCTGCCCAATGGGGAGAAGGAGTTTGTTAGCCTGCAGGCTTTTGCTCTCAGAGGCTTCCAGTCCTTCTGTCTGGTGGGGGTCTCGGATTTGGACATTTGTGAGTTCATCGACAACTATCCGCTGTCGAAGAAGGGAGTCAAGTCTGTTAGTCTAAAGAGGTCGACTATTACGGATGCGGGACTCGAG GTGATGCTGGAACAGATGCAGGGTCTGATGCACCTTGAACTCTCCGGCTGCAATGATTTCACAGAAGCCGGCCTGTGGTCCAGCCTGAACGCGCGGCTTACCTCTCTCAGCGTCAGCGACTGCATCAACGTGGCAGACGATGCCATCGCCGCCATTTCTCAGCTCCTTCCCAACCTATCGGAGCTCAGCCTGCAGGCCTATCACGTGACCGACACGGCCATGGCCTACTTCACCGCCAAGCAAGGCTACACCACCCACACGCTGCGCCTGAACTCCTGCTGGGAGATCACCAACCATGGCGTAGTTAACATGGTGCACAGCCTGCCAAACCTCACCTCCCTCAGCCTGTCAGGCTGCTCAAAGATCACCGACGATGGCGTGGAATTGGTTGCCGAGAATCTGAGGAAGCTCCGGAGTCTGGATCTGTCCTGGTGCCCCCGTATTACTGACATGGCCCTTGAGTATATCGCCTGTGACCTACACAAGCTGGAGGAGCTGGTTCTGGACCG ATGTGTGCGGATCACAGACACAGGCCTGGGTTACTTATCTACCATGTCAACTCTGAGAAGTCTCTACCTGCGCTGGTGCTGTCAG GTGCAAGACTTTGGGTTACAGCATCTATATGGCATGAGGAGTCTTCGTCTTCTCTCTCTAGCAG GGTGTCCTCTGCTGACCACTACTGGCCTATCAGGCCTGATCCAACTGCAAGAGCTAGAGGAGCTGGAACTGACCAACTGCCCGGGCGCCACAGCCGAACTCTTCAAATACTACTCCCAGCATCTGCCGCGCTGCATGGTCATCGAGTAG